The Microbacterium paraoxydans genome includes a window with the following:
- a CDS encoding PaaI family thioesterase codes for MRITPRRLALGMSLWIPNLCSGIRVRRFSDDWTQATVELHVNLLTRNYVKTAFGGSMSAMTDPYFFMLVMHQLGRDYVVWDTRGEIEFLKPGRGVLTAEFEVTREKAEELRQRARGGAKVLEWFETVITDRDGDVVATVRREVYIREKKRVTASRG; via the coding sequence ATGCGCATCACGCCCCGCCGCCTCGCCCTCGGCATGAGCCTCTGGATCCCCAATCTCTGCAGCGGCATCCGCGTCCGCCGGTTCAGCGACGACTGGACCCAGGCGACCGTGGAGCTGCACGTGAACCTCCTCACCCGCAACTACGTCAAGACCGCGTTCGGCGGCTCGATGTCGGCGATGACCGACCCGTACTTCTTCATGCTCGTCATGCATCAGCTCGGACGGGACTACGTCGTGTGGGACACCCGAGGCGAGATCGAGTTCCTCAAGCCGGGGCGCGGGGTGCTGACCGCGGAGTTCGAGGTGACGCGGGAGAAGGCGGAGGAGCTCCGGCAGCGCGCCCGCGGCGGCGCGAAGGTGCTCGAGTGGTTCGAGACGGTCATCACCGATCGCGACGGAGACGTCGTGGCGACCGTGCGCCGCGAGGTCTACATCCGCGAGAAGAAGCGCGTCACCGCGTCCCGCGGCTGA
- a CDS encoding APC family permease, producing MPLARRLTLPDAVAIGLGSMIGAGVFAVWGPAVDVAGNATLVALGIAAAVAYANATASAQLAAVHPVAGGTYAYARAEIGPWWGFVAGWSFVIGKIASCAAMAMTFAAYAAPAGWQTPVAVIAVVALAVVNCLGVTRTALATRILVACSLLGLSVVVAVGLGAAPTASPAPLPDTTVYGVLQGAGLLFFAFAGYARIATMGEEVVDPARTIPRAIVLALGGAVVVYGLVGVVVLLVLGGAVSGAAAPLSDVLTAAGWSAFAPVVRIAAAAASLGALLALLTGIGRTTLAMAREGDLPRFLARIDERHQVPRRAEIILAVIVIALVLVGDLREVIGFSSFGVLLYYLIANAAAFRQHGAARRYPRALQVGGALGCLVLVSTLPALASLVGMGVVLLGVAGRALRVRRQQHRPG from the coding sequence GTGCCCCTCGCCCGCCGCCTGACGCTGCCGGATGCCGTCGCCATCGGCCTCGGATCGATGATCGGTGCCGGCGTGTTCGCGGTCTGGGGCCCGGCCGTCGACGTCGCCGGGAACGCGACGCTCGTCGCGCTCGGAATCGCCGCCGCGGTCGCCTACGCCAACGCCACCGCCTCCGCACAGCTCGCGGCCGTCCACCCCGTCGCCGGTGGCACGTACGCGTATGCGCGAGCGGAGATCGGACCGTGGTGGGGCTTCGTCGCCGGCTGGAGCTTCGTGATCGGCAAGATCGCGAGCTGCGCCGCCATGGCCATGACCTTCGCCGCCTACGCCGCTCCCGCGGGGTGGCAGACCCCGGTCGCCGTGATCGCCGTCGTCGCCCTCGCGGTCGTGAACTGCCTGGGCGTGACGCGGACGGCGCTCGCGACCCGCATCCTCGTGGCCTGCTCGCTGCTCGGACTCTCGGTCGTGGTCGCGGTCGGCCTCGGCGCCGCGCCCACCGCCTCCCCCGCACCGCTCCCCGACACGACCGTGTACGGCGTGCTCCAGGGCGCCGGACTGCTGTTCTTCGCCTTCGCCGGCTACGCCCGGATCGCGACGATGGGCGAGGAGGTGGTGGACCCGGCGCGGACGATCCCCCGCGCCATCGTGCTCGCCCTCGGCGGTGCCGTCGTCGTCTACGGGCTCGTAGGCGTCGTCGTGCTCCTCGTGCTCGGCGGCGCCGTCAGCGGAGCGGCCGCACCGCTTTCCGACGTCCTCACCGCCGCCGGCTGGTCGGCGTTCGCCCCCGTCGTGCGGATCGCCGCGGCCGCCGCGTCCCTCGGCGCTCTGCTGGCCCTGCTCACCGGCATCGGGCGCACGACCCTCGCCATGGCGCGAGAGGGCGATCTCCCGCGGTTCCTCGCCCGCATCGACGAGCGCCATCAGGTGCCGCGCCGCGCCGAGATCATCCTCGCGGTCATCGTGATCGCGCTCGTGCTCGTCGGGGATCTCCGAGAGGTGATCGGGTTCTCCTCCTTCGGTGTGCTGCTGTACTACCTCATCGCGAACGCCGCCGCCTTCCGCCAGCACGGCGCGGCCCGACGATACCCCCGGGCACTGCAGGTGGGCGGCGCCCTCGGCTGTCTCGTGCTCGTGAGCACGCTTCCCGC
- a CDS encoding DUF501 domain-containing protein: MTTPPFPAPTSAELAVVSTQLGRPARGVVGIAARCRCGNPTVVATTPRLPDGTPFPTFYYLTHPAATAAMSTLEANQVMPELAAMLAEDETVAAAYRSAHEAYLADRAQFGEVPEIDGISAGGMPTRVKCLHALAGHALAAGAGVNPIGDAALARSSWSPEVCRCEEPGAALRDDPARSA; this comes from the coding sequence GTGACCACCCCGCCGTTCCCCGCGCCCACCTCCGCCGAGCTCGCCGTCGTCTCGACCCAGCTCGGACGCCCCGCCCGCGGTGTCGTCGGCATCGCGGCCCGCTGTCGGTGCGGGAACCCCACGGTGGTGGCCACCACCCCGCGCCTGCCCGACGGCACGCCGTTCCCCACGTTCTACTACCTCACGCATCCGGCGGCGACCGCCGCGATGTCGACGCTCGAGGCGAACCAGGTCATGCCCGAGCTCGCGGCGATGCTCGCGGAGGACGAGACCGTGGCCGCCGCGTATCGGTCCGCCCACGAGGCGTACCTCGCCGACCGTGCGCAGTTCGGCGAGGTGCCCGAGATCGACGGGATCTCCGCCGGAGGCATGCCCACCCGGGTGAAGTGCCTGCACGCCCTCGCCGGCCACGCCCTGGCGGCGGGAGCCGGTGTGAACCCGATCGGCGATGCCGCGCTGGCCCGCAGCTCGTGGTCTCCCGAGGTCTGCCGCTGCGAAGAGCCCGGCGCCGCGCTCCGCGACGATCCGGCACGTTCGGCATGA
- a CDS encoding O-methyltransferase, producing MESTPAAWARADTFLADMLVGPDPALASALEAQRAAGLPEIEVAPVAGKLLNLLVRMSGARRVLEIGTLGGYSTIWMARAVGPAGQVVTIEAEADNAAVARASIDAAGVGDRVDIRIGRGADVLPTLAGAFDLVFIDADKESNTVYLDWAAKLGHPGTVVVLDNIGRDGEIVRDDSTDPKVNGTRAGLRMLGEDPRFDATALQTVGIKGWDGIALALVV from the coding sequence ATGGAATCCACTCCCGCCGCCTGGGCCCGCGCCGACACCTTCCTCGCCGACATGCTCGTGGGTCCGGATCCGGCCCTGGCGTCGGCCTTGGAGGCGCAGCGGGCGGCGGGGCTGCCCGAGATCGAGGTCGCGCCGGTCGCGGGGAAGCTGCTGAATCTCCTCGTGCGGATGAGCGGTGCCCGCCGCGTGCTGGAGATCGGCACCCTCGGCGGCTACTCGACGATCTGGATGGCCCGCGCGGTCGGACCGGCGGGACAGGTCGTGACGATCGAGGCGGAGGCGGACAACGCCGCCGTCGCCCGGGCGAGCATCGACGCGGCCGGAGTGGGGGACCGCGTCGACATCCGGATCGGTCGGGGAGCCGACGTGCTGCCGACCCTCGCCGGCGCCTTCGACCTCGTCTTCATCGACGCCGACAAGGAGTCCAACACCGTGTACCTGGACTGGGCCGCGAAGCTCGGTCACCCGGGCACCGTTGTCGTGCTCGACAACATCGGCCGCGACGGCGAGATCGTCCGCGACGACTCGACGGACCCCAAGGTGAACGGCACGCGCGCGGGGCTGCGGATGCTCGGGGAGGACCCGCGCTTCGACGCCACGGCGCTGCAGACGGTCGGGATCAAGGGATGGGACGGCATCGCGCTCGCCCTCGTCGTCTGA
- a CDS encoding CPBP family intramembrane glutamic endopeptidase — MMSALTPTRVPWRAVLIFTLTACGLAALVCLPLWLGDGLAEPFAGALLPVMMFTPAAAVLVVMLTTGVPEKGSRARFLGMWPLRPAKRVVGLLVAAWLVPPLLVALGVLLAAAFGWVRLDLTFSTFADQLAQALPPGTPVPPVGVVVFAQLAAIPVGALVNSVLAFGEELGWRGWLLPALRPLGTWPALLLSGAIWGLWHSPVILLGYNFGRTDVTGVLFMIGGCVAWGVLFGWLRLRSGSLWPAVVAHGALNAAAGLVLIVAAEQPDLALAGPLGVAGWIVAAVVAIVLMLTGQFRRQPELAAPRTPPTLDGRPAPGVG; from the coding sequence ATGATGAGCGCTCTGACGCCGACCCGCGTGCCCTGGCGCGCGGTCCTCATCTTCACCCTCACGGCCTGCGGGCTCGCGGCTCTCGTCTGCCTGCCCCTCTGGCTCGGCGACGGCCTCGCCGAACCCTTCGCGGGAGCGCTCCTCCCCGTGATGATGTTCACGCCCGCGGCCGCGGTGCTCGTCGTCATGCTCACCACGGGCGTACCGGAGAAGGGCAGTCGGGCGCGCTTCCTCGGGATGTGGCCGCTGCGGCCCGCGAAGCGCGTCGTCGGGCTGCTGGTCGCGGCCTGGCTCGTGCCGCCGCTGCTCGTCGCCCTCGGCGTCCTCCTCGCCGCCGCATTCGGGTGGGTGCGGCTCGACCTCACCTTCTCGACCTTCGCGGATCAGCTCGCCCAGGCTCTTCCCCCGGGGACACCGGTGCCGCCGGTCGGAGTGGTCGTGTTCGCGCAGCTCGCCGCGATCCCGGTCGGGGCGCTGGTGAACAGCGTGCTCGCCTTCGGCGAGGAGCTCGGCTGGCGCGGCTGGCTGCTCCCGGCGCTGCGTCCGCTCGGCACCTGGCCGGCGCTCCTGCTCAGCGGGGCGATCTGGGGGCTGTGGCACAGCCCCGTCATCCTCCTCGGCTACAACTTCGGCCGGACGGACGTCACCGGCGTGCTGTTCATGATCGGCGGCTGCGTGGCGTGGGGGGTCCTGTTCGGCTGGCTGCGGCTGCGCTCCGGCTCGCTGTGGCCGGCGGTCGTCGCGCACGGGGCCCTGAACGCCGCCGCGGGCCTGGTCCTGATCGTCGCCGCCGAGCAGCCCGACCTCGCCCTCGCCGGACCGCTCGGCGTCGCGGGCTGGATCGTCGCCGCCGTCGTGGCCATCGTCCTCATGCTCACGGGGCAGTTCCGCCGCCAGCCGGAGCTCGCCGCGCCGCGCACCCCGCCGACGCTTGACGGCCGGCCGGCGCCGGGGGTTGGCTGA
- a CDS encoding GntR family transcriptional regulator — protein MLIRVDVDSPLALYDQVAASVRADILSGALAPGDRLPAARDVAAALDINQHTVLHAYQRLRDEGLVDLRRGRGAVIAASAAPLAALSHEIDGLIRRAAALGVSAETLAGIVRTHRAEAEPPTPAATPQEASHDDA, from the coding sequence ATGCTCATCCGCGTCGATGTCGACAGCCCGCTCGCGCTCTACGACCAGGTGGCCGCCTCGGTGCGTGCCGACATCCTCTCCGGTGCTCTCGCGCCGGGCGATCGTCTGCCGGCCGCCCGCGACGTGGCCGCCGCCCTCGACATCAATCAGCACACCGTCCTGCACGCCTACCAGCGCCTCCGCGACGAGGGCCTGGTCGACCTCCGGCGGGGGAGGGGCGCCGTGATCGCCGCCTCCGCCGCGCCGCTCGCCGCACTCTCTCACGAGATCGATGGGCTGATCCGGCGGGCGGCGGCCCTGGGTGTCTCCGCCGAGACCCTCGCCGGCATCGTCCGCACGCACCGCGCAGAAGCCGAACCTCCCACCCCCGCCGCGACCCCCCAGGAGGCCTCCCATGACGACGCCTGA
- the eno gene encoding phosphopyruvate hydratase: MALIEAVGAREILDSRGNPTVEVEVLLDDGIVQRAAVPSGASTGAFEAYELRDGDKSRYGGKGVLKAVEAVIDELGPAIEGVEASEQRIVDEILIEVDGTDNKKRVGANAILGVSLAVAKAAADSADLPLFRYLGGPNAHVLPVPLFNVINGGEHADNGIDMQEFFLAPIGAETYSEALRWGVETYHVLRAELKAAGYATGLGDEGGFAPDLPSNREGLDFLVKAIEKAGFTPGTDIALGLDVAATEFFKDGVYRLDNKDWDAAALTEYYVGLVNDFPIVTIEDALAEDDWDNWKHLTEALGSKVQLVGDDLFVTNPQRLADGITRGVANSLLVKVNQIGTLTETFDAVSLAQRSGYTAMLSHRSGETEDTTIADLVVATNAGQIKAGAPARSERVAKYNQLLRIEEELGDAAVFAGRSAFPRYQG, translated from the coding sequence GTGGCACTGATCGAGGCTGTAGGCGCACGCGAGATTCTCGACTCGCGCGGAAACCCGACCGTCGAGGTGGAGGTGCTCCTCGACGACGGCATCGTGCAGCGCGCCGCCGTCCCCTCCGGTGCCTCGACCGGCGCCTTCGAAGCGTACGAGCTGCGGGACGGCGACAAGAGCCGCTACGGCGGCAAGGGCGTGCTCAAGGCCGTCGAGGCGGTCATCGACGAGCTCGGCCCGGCCATCGAGGGCGTGGAGGCGAGCGAGCAGCGCATCGTCGACGAGATCCTCATCGAGGTCGACGGCACGGACAACAAGAAGCGCGTCGGCGCCAACGCCATCCTCGGCGTGAGCCTCGCGGTCGCGAAGGCCGCCGCGGACTCCGCCGACCTGCCGCTGTTCCGCTACCTCGGCGGTCCGAACGCGCACGTGCTGCCCGTGCCGCTGTTCAACGTCATCAATGGCGGAGAGCACGCTGACAACGGCATCGACATGCAGGAGTTCTTCCTCGCCCCGATCGGCGCGGAGACCTACTCCGAGGCGCTGCGCTGGGGCGTGGAGACCTACCACGTGCTGCGCGCGGAGCTGAAGGCCGCCGGCTACGCGACGGGTCTCGGCGACGAGGGCGGCTTCGCCCCCGACCTGCCCAGCAACCGCGAGGGCCTCGACTTCCTCGTCAAGGCGATCGAGAAGGCCGGCTTCACGCCCGGCACCGACATCGCCCTCGGCCTCGACGTCGCCGCGACCGAGTTCTTCAAGGACGGCGTCTACCGTCTCGACAACAAGGACTGGGACGCCGCCGCACTCACCGAGTACTACGTCGGGCTCGTCAACGACTTCCCGATCGTCACGATCGAGGACGCGCTCGCCGAGGACGACTGGGACAACTGGAAGCACCTCACCGAGGCCCTGGGCTCGAAGGTGCAGCTGGTCGGCGACGACCTGTTCGTCACCAACCCGCAGCGTCTCGCCGACGGCATCACGCGCGGCGTCGCCAACTCGCTGCTCGTGAAGGTCAACCAGATCGGCACGCTCACCGAGACGTTCGACGCCGTAAGCCTCGCGCAGCGCTCGGGCTACACGGCGATGCTCTCGCACCGTTCGGGTGAGACCGAGGACACGACGATCGCCGACCTCGTGGTCGCCACGAACGCCGGCCAGATCAAGGCGGGTGCCCCGGCGCGCAGCGAGCGCGTCGCGAAGTACAACCAGCTGCTGCGCATCGAGGAGGAGCTGGGCGACGCGGCGGTCTTCGCCGGCCGTTCCGCCTTCCCGCGCTACCAGGGCTGA
- a CDS encoding FtsB family cell division protein, with protein sequence MARRPAPPSPSIGAATPRSTSSSRQPRSGAPAAPRVDVREWASGMRLSAFSVIMLSLVVLGAWVLVPTLGTFIDQRQKIAALEQSVQVSEDEIAALTAERERWDDPAYITTQARERLYYVKPGEVVYLIDNDLDPSTLPREQEPVSDTLEEKPADWMPQLLRTLVSAGLSDTAVPAG encoded by the coding sequence GTGGCACGACGACCGGCTCCTCCTTCGCCGTCGATCGGGGCGGCGACGCCTCGCTCGACGTCCTCGTCGCGACAGCCGCGGAGCGGCGCCCCCGCCGCACCCCGCGTGGACGTGCGCGAGTGGGCCTCGGGCATGCGGCTCTCGGCCTTCTCCGTGATCATGCTCTCCCTCGTGGTGCTGGGAGCCTGGGTGCTCGTGCCCACGCTGGGCACCTTCATCGACCAGCGCCAGAAGATCGCGGCGCTGGAGCAGTCCGTGCAGGTGAGCGAGGACGAGATCGCCGCGCTGACCGCGGAGCGCGAGCGCTGGGACGACCCCGCGTACATCACGACCCAGGCCCGTGAGCGCCTGTACTACGTCAAGCCGGGCGAGGTCGTGTACCTCATCGACAACGACCTCGATCCCTCCACCCTCCCGCGCGAGCAGGAGCCGGTGAGCGACACCCTCGAGGAGAAGCCCGCCGACTGGATGCCGCAGCTGCTGCGCACCCTCGTCTCCGCGGGACTGAGCGACACCGCCGTCCCCGCAGGCTGA
- a CDS encoding S8 family serine peptidase, protein MTRRRMLRGAVALVAVAASVLLLGSTATPTPTPPPVADDPADPVRAAEYWLDGARIRDAWQTTRGEGVTIAVIDTGIGKVPQVFDEAVVGGTDVSGAGTPDGRTPLGAVDGNHGSWVASLAAGRGKADGTGMIGVAPEAELLSISVGFGAAAAVPFTEQVATGIRWAVDHGADIINLSFTTNTLDWDQSWDDAFLYAFEHDVVVVVAAGNRGSGTNIIGAPATIPGVLTVGGVDQTGTASIEASTQGITIGISAPSEGLLGVSADGEVVSWSGTSGAAPIVAGVAALIRSAHPDISANDVINRIIKTAMPVADAKKPRDPLYGFGLVDAEAAISANLPSVSENPMGDLAEWVRLYRRADSEPTPEPSLAPVEVPPLPDADAPTDPGSPLLPSADSLRYGTLPLIALTVPGILVALGVTAAARRIRSARVPVRHNPDSEE, encoded by the coding sequence ATGACGCGGCGGCGGATGCTGCGCGGCGCCGTCGCCCTCGTGGCGGTGGCGGCATCCGTCCTGCTCCTCGGTTCCACGGCGACGCCGACGCCGACGCCACCTCCGGTCGCCGACGACCCGGCCGATCCGGTGCGGGCGGCGGAGTACTGGCTGGACGGTGCCCGCATCCGCGACGCCTGGCAGACGACCCGCGGGGAGGGCGTCACGATCGCCGTCATCGACACGGGCATCGGCAAGGTGCCGCAGGTCTTCGACGAGGCGGTCGTCGGGGGGACGGACGTGTCCGGAGCCGGGACGCCGGACGGACGCACGCCGCTCGGCGCCGTCGACGGCAATCACGGCTCGTGGGTGGCGTCCCTCGCGGCAGGACGCGGCAAAGCCGACGGCACCGGCATGATCGGGGTCGCGCCCGAGGCGGAGCTTCTCTCGATCTCCGTGGGGTTCGGCGCCGCCGCGGCGGTGCCGTTCACCGAGCAGGTGGCCACCGGCATCCGCTGGGCCGTCGACCACGGCGCCGACATCATCAACCTGTCGTTCACGACGAACACGCTCGACTGGGATCAGAGCTGGGACGACGCCTTCCTCTACGCGTTCGAGCACGACGTCGTGGTCGTCGTCGCGGCCGGCAACCGGGGGAGCGGCACGAACATCATCGGCGCGCCCGCCACGATCCCCGGCGTGCTCACGGTCGGCGGCGTCGACCAGACCGGCACCGCGAGCATCGAGGCCTCGACGCAGGGCATCACCATCGGCATCTCGGCGCCGAGCGAGGGCCTGCTGGGGGTGTCGGCGGACGGCGAGGTCGTCTCCTGGAGCGGGACCAGCGGCGCGGCTCCGATCGTCGCCGGCGTCGCGGCGCTCATCCGCTCGGCGCACCCCGACATCTCCGCGAACGACGTCATCAACCGCATCATCAAGACGGCGATGCCGGTGGCGGATGCGAAGAAGCCGCGCGATCCGCTGTACGGCTTCGGCCTGGTGGACGCGGAGGCGGCGATCTCGGCGAACCTGCCGTCCGTGAGCGAGAACCCCATGGGCGATCTCGCGGAGTGGGTGCGGCTGTACCGCCGCGCCGACAGCGAGCCCACGCCCGAGCCGTCGCTCGCCCCCGTGGAGGTGCCGCCGCTGCCCGACGCGGATGCCCCCACCGACCCCGGTTCACCGCTGCTTCCCAGCGCCGACTCCCTGCGCTACGGTACCCTGCCGCTCATCGCCCTCACGGTCCCTGGTATCCTGGTAGCGCTTGGCGTCACCGCAGCTGCCCGGCGCATCCGATCGGCGCGCGTTCCCGTACGCCACAATCCCGACTCCGAGGAGTAG
- a CDS encoding NAD(P)/FAD-dependent oxidoreductase encodes MPKILIVGGGYAGFYTAWKLEKHLRKGEADVTMVDPLPYMTYQPFLPEVAAGSIEARHSVVAHRRHLKRTHVLTAKVTNINHAQKVATITPPVGEPYEFAYDQIVVTAGAVSRTFPIPGIADNAIGLKTIEEAVAIRDKVMSNFDKAASLPAGPERDRLLTVVVVGGGFAGIEVFAELRSLASSLVSKYPQLTFDDTHFHLIEAMGRIMPEVSLKTSEWVLKDLATRGANVHLDTQVTGAIDGNVELSTGEVIPTDVIVWTAGVMANPTVVRGGDLPVEERGRIQTRADLRVGTPEAFVEGAWAAGDVSAVPDLSGGGVGGFCVPNAQHAVRQAKLLAKNLVAVLRGETPKEYFHKNLGAVAGLGLYNGVFQSGKIALKGFIAWLAHRGYHGLAMPTWERKWRVLWGWWNNLWLGRDLVNLQTVQNPRYVFEEFAARPRPAAPADATPAAKAPAAEKPAAAPAAETPSEIKKPAAKRPAAKKAPASVAKDSAETAAAK; translated from the coding sequence GTGCCCAAGATCCTGATCGTCGGCGGAGGGTACGCAGGTTTCTACACCGCGTGGAAGCTCGAGAAGCATCTGCGCAAGGGCGAGGCCGACGTGACCATGGTCGACCCGCTGCCGTACATGACGTACCAGCCGTTCCTCCCGGAGGTCGCCGCCGGATCGATCGAGGCCCGGCACTCCGTCGTCGCGCACCGCCGTCACCTGAAGCGCACGCACGTGCTCACCGCCAAGGTGACGAACATCAACCACGCGCAGAAGGTCGCCACCATCACGCCGCCCGTCGGCGAGCCGTACGAGTTCGCGTACGACCAGATCGTCGTCACCGCGGGCGCCGTCTCGCGCACGTTCCCGATCCCCGGCATCGCCGACAACGCCATCGGGCTCAAGACGATCGAAGAGGCCGTCGCCATCCGTGACAAGGTCATGTCGAACTTCGACAAGGCCGCCTCCCTCCCGGCTGGCCCCGAGCGCGACCGCCTGCTGACCGTCGTCGTCGTCGGCGGTGGCTTCGCGGGCATCGAGGTCTTCGCCGAGCTCCGCTCGCTCGCCTCGTCGCTGGTGAGCAAGTACCCGCAGCTGACCTTCGACGACACGCACTTCCACCTCATCGAGGCCATGGGCCGCATCATGCCCGAGGTCTCGCTGAAGACGAGCGAGTGGGTCCTGAAGGACCTCGCCACGCGCGGCGCGAACGTCCACCTCGACACCCAGGTCACCGGTGCCATCGACGGCAACGTCGAGCTGTCGACCGGCGAGGTCATCCCGACGGACGTCATCGTCTGGACCGCGGGCGTCATGGCCAACCCGACCGTCGTGCGCGGCGGCGACCTGCCCGTCGAGGAGCGCGGTCGCATCCAGACCCGTGCCGACCTGCGCGTCGGTACCCCCGAGGCGTTCGTCGAGGGTGCCTGGGCCGCGGGCGACGTCTCGGCCGTTCCCGACCTCTCGGGCGGCGGCGTCGGCGGATTCTGCGTCCCGAACGCGCAGCACGCCGTCCGGCAGGCGAAGCTCCTGGCGAAGAACCTCGTCGCGGTGCTCCGCGGGGAGACCCCCAAGGAGTACTTCCACAAGAACCTCGGTGCCGTCGCCGGCCTCGGCCTGTACAACGGCGTCTTCCAGTCCGGCAAGATCGCGCTGAAGGGCTTCATCGCCTGGCTCGCGCACCGCGGCTACCACGGCTTGGCCATGCCGACGTGGGAGCGCAAGTGGCGCGTGCTCTGGGGCTGGTGGAACAACCTGTGGCTGGGCCGCGACCTCGTGAACCTGCAGACGGTGCAGAACCCTCGCTACGTCTTCGAGGAGTTCGCCGCCCGCCCGCGTCCCGCGGCACCCGCCGACGCCACCCCGGCCGCCAAGGCGCCGGCCGCTGAGAAGCCGGCCGCTGCGCCCGCGGCGGAGACGCCGTCTGAGATCAAGAAGCCGGCCGCCAAGCGGCCCGCAGCGAAGAAGGCTCCGGCCTCCGTTGCGAAGGACTCCGCGGAGACCGCTGCGGCGAAGTGA